Proteins found in one Hippopotamus amphibius kiboko isolate mHipAmp2 chromosome 12, mHipAmp2.hap2, whole genome shotgun sequence genomic segment:
- the CIMIP1 gene encoding uncharacterized protein C20orf85 homolog has protein sequence MAQKPISTAAAERMNLVAQDKIWKFRLKAENEARQNWAQNWGFLTTPLEELIKCEEEPATPKPKIELPERFRIRPVTQVDEYIKVFPSPPVPKTTQGFIGWRSGVPGLNKCLEHDYEIRSCKGAYAKELNWPKQGIH, from the exons ATGGCGCAGAAACCGATCAGCACCGCTGCGGCCGAGCGCATGAACCTCGTGGCCCAGGACAAGATCTG gaaattccGTCTGAAGGCTGAGAACGAAGCACGGCAAAACTGGGCCCAGAACTGGGGATTTTTAACAACCCCCCTTGAGGAG CTGATCAAGTGTGAGGAAGAACCCGCCACCCCGAAGCCCAAAATCGAGCTTCCCGAGCGCTTCCGCATCCGGCCAGTGACCCAGGTGGACGAATACATCAAG GTGTTCCCATCGCCCCCGGTTCCAAAGACGACCCAGGGCTTCATCGGATGGAGATCCGGGGTGCCGGGCCTGAACAAGTGTCTGGAGCACGATTACGAGATCAGGAGCTGCAAAGGGGCGTATGCCAAGGAGCTGAACTGGCCGAAGCAAGGCATACACTGA